From Streptomyces sp. TLI_235, a single genomic window includes:
- a CDS encoding enoyl-CoA hydratase/carnithine racemase — MPALDRQDDVFVLDLGDTENRFHPDWVASVNTLLDEVEKAEGPRALVTVATGKFWSNGLDLDWLFANTDRALEYVSSVQELLARMLTLPVVTVAALQGHTFAAGAMLSLAHDFRVMRDDRGYWCLPEAEINIPFTAGMSALIQARLAPQTAHEAMVTARRYGGRDALVGGIVDRTAGEDAVRRTAIELAAGHAAKAGPTVGTIKTRMYGPALSALREKDIPLG; from the coding sequence ATGCCCGCCCTCGACCGCCAGGACGACGTCTTCGTGCTCGACCTCGGAGACACCGAGAACCGCTTCCACCCCGACTGGGTCGCCTCCGTCAACACGCTGCTGGACGAGGTCGAGAAGGCCGAGGGGCCGCGCGCCCTGGTGACGGTGGCGACCGGCAAGTTCTGGTCCAACGGCCTCGACCTGGACTGGCTGTTCGCCAACACCGACCGGGCCCTGGAGTACGTCTCCTCCGTCCAGGAACTCCTCGCCCGGATGCTGACGCTGCCCGTGGTGACCGTGGCCGCGCTGCAGGGGCACACCTTCGCGGCCGGCGCGATGCTCTCGCTGGCGCACGACTTCCGGGTGATGCGCGACGACCGCGGCTATTGGTGCCTGCCCGAAGCCGAGATCAACATCCCGTTCACGGCGGGCATGTCGGCGCTGATCCAGGCCCGGCTGGCTCCGCAGACCGCGCACGAGGCGATGGTCACCGCCCGCCGCTACGGCGGCCGGGACGCCCTCGTCGGGGGCATCGTCGACCGCACCGCCGGCGAGGACGCCGTGCGCCGCACCGCGATCGAACTCGCCGCCGGCCACGCCGCCAAGGCCGGCCCGACCGTCGGCACCATCAAGACCCGGATGTACGGCCCCGCGCTGTCCGCCCTCCGAGAGAAGGACATCCCGCTCGGCTGA
- a CDS encoding amino acid/polyamine/organocation transporter (APC superfamily) codes for MASPLKPPGRTADSPSAAAPRTTMPKSVGIEGGVVIAASTTAATTSIGIGLGLMAGVVGLHLPALMLLAFLPVLAIAGGYGRLNRVEPNAGNSYSWVGRTLNPWLGFLSGWVGIVGTVVFLAYTTAVTGSAVLQLLGLAGLHRFGGLALDPDSTLQTTAIGLTVLGAATAVAVRGLDLSARLQKYLLIFEYAVLLIFCGYGLFAGDQPFSLDWYNPFAIPSLSALAQGMVLAVFCYWGFESVFSIGEEVRDPRDASRGGFIALTVILLVFLLAGTAFQRVLPLSELADNGAQGLAYFGAKLADQPLAALPLVALLFSAAASLQAGIIPTARGMFAMGRDGTLGPVWMRLHPRHGTPAVGTVLITAAATVLALLSLAIPTVGDLISAAVNASGILVAFYYALTALAAAVRFRGLLRTAPWEGLRAVVAPLLGALVLLSVGGYLVWTFWSSADHVELSADNGWFQLMVPAVMAGSGLLAAAWARWVRRSPYFDRRSPAHAAGPALEPTV; via the coding sequence TTGGCATCACCGCTCAAGCCCCCCGGCCGCACCGCGGACTCCCCCTCCGCAGCCGCCCCCCGTACGACGATGCCCAAGTCGGTCGGCATCGAGGGCGGCGTCGTGATCGCCGCCTCGACGACCGCGGCGACCACCAGCATCGGCATCGGTCTCGGCCTGATGGCGGGCGTGGTCGGCCTGCACCTGCCGGCGCTGATGCTGCTGGCCTTCCTGCCGGTGCTCGCCATCGCGGGCGGCTACGGCCGGCTCAACCGGGTCGAGCCGAACGCGGGCAACAGCTACAGCTGGGTCGGCCGCACCCTCAACCCGTGGCTGGGCTTCCTGTCCGGCTGGGTCGGCATCGTCGGTACGGTCGTCTTCCTCGCCTACACCACCGCCGTGACCGGGTCCGCGGTGCTGCAACTGCTCGGCCTGGCGGGCCTGCACCGGTTCGGCGGCCTCGCCCTCGACCCGGACTCCACGCTGCAGACCACCGCCATCGGGCTGACCGTGCTCGGCGCCGCGACCGCCGTCGCCGTCCGCGGGCTGGACCTCTCGGCCCGGTTGCAGAAGTACCTGCTGATCTTCGAGTACGCGGTGCTGCTGATCTTCTGCGGCTACGGGCTGTTCGCCGGCGACCAGCCGTTCTCGCTCGACTGGTACAACCCGTTCGCGATCCCCTCGCTCTCCGCGCTGGCCCAGGGCATGGTGCTCGCGGTCTTCTGCTACTGGGGGTTCGAGTCGGTGTTCAGCATCGGCGAGGAGGTCCGCGACCCGCGGGACGCCTCGCGCGGCGGCTTCATCGCGTTGACCGTCATCCTGCTGGTCTTCCTGCTCGCAGGCACGGCCTTCCAGCGCGTGCTGCCGCTGTCCGAGCTGGCCGACAACGGTGCCCAGGGGCTGGCGTACTTCGGTGCCAAGCTCGCCGACCAGCCGCTGGCCGCACTGCCGCTGGTGGCCCTGCTCTTCTCCGCCGCGGCCTCGCTGCAGGCCGGCATCATCCCCACCGCGCGCGGCATGTTCGCGATGGGGCGCGACGGCACCCTCGGCCCGGTGTGGATGCGGCTGCACCCCCGGCACGGCACCCCGGCCGTCGGCACCGTGCTGATCACCGCCGCCGCGACCGTGCTCGCACTGCTCTCGCTGGCCATCCCCACGGTCGGCGACCTGATCTCGGCCGCGGTCAACGCCAGCGGCATCCTGGTCGCCTTCTACTACGCGCTCACCGCACTCGCTGCCGCGGTGCGCTTCCGCGGCCTGCTGCGCACCGCACCGTGGGAGGGGCTGCGGGCCGTGGTGGCGCCGCTGCTCGGCGCGCTCGTCCTGCTCTCCGTCGGCGGGTACCTGGTGTGGACCTTCTGGTCCTCCGCCGACCACGTCGAACTCAGCGCCGACAACGGCTGGTTCCAGCTGATGGTGCCCGCGGTGATGGCCGGCTCCGGCCTGCTGGCGGCGGCCTGGGCCCGCTGGGTGCGCCGCTCCCCGTACTTCGACCGCCGGTCGCCGGCCCACGCCGCCGGGCCGGCCCTCGAACCGACCGTCTGA
- a CDS encoding isocitrate dehydrogenase yields the protein MTDSTIIYTHTDEAPALATYSFLPVVQAYASTAGVKVETRDISLAGRLIASFPERLAEGQRIDDALAELGELAKTPDANIIKLPNVSASIPQLKAAVAELQAQGYALPDYPDDPKTDEERETRARYDKVKGSAVNPVLREGNSDRRAPASVKNYAKAHPHRMGAWSADSKTNVATMGVDDFRSTEKSAVVAEAGNLRIELHGDDGSTTVLREKVPVLAGEVVDASVMRVAALREFLTAQVARAKAEDVLFSVHLKATMMKVSDPIVFGHVLRAFFPDTFATYGADLAAAGLSPNDGLGGIFKGLESLPNGAEIKASFDAEIAAGPALAMVDSDRGITNLHVPSDVIVDASMPAMIRTSGHMWGPDGQEADTLAVLPDSSYAGVYQAVIEDCRAHGALDPATIGSVPNVGLMAQKAEEYGSHDKTFEIATTGTVRVVDASGAAVLEQAVGAGDIFRMCQTKDLPIRDWVKLAVTRARATGDPAVFWLDEGRAHDAQLIAKVKAYLPEHDTEGLQIEILSPVEATTFSLERIRRGENTISVTGNVLRDYLTDLFPILELGTSAKMLSVVPLMNGGGLFETGAGGSAPKHVQQLVKENYLRWDSLGEFLALAVSFEQLATTTGNARAQVLADTLDRATGTFLNEDKSPSRRLGGIDNRGSHFYLALYWAQELARQTADAELAQAFAGLAKTLSEQEQTIVDELIAVQGSPVDIGGYYQPDPAKAAAVMRPSKTFNEAIATLG from the coding sequence GTGACTGACTCGACCATCATCTACACGCACACTGACGAGGCCCCGGCCCTGGCAACGTATTCCTTCCTGCCCGTGGTCCAGGCGTACGCCTCGACGGCGGGCGTCAAGGTGGAGACGCGTGACATCTCGCTCGCCGGGCGCCTCATCGCGAGCTTCCCGGAGCGTCTCGCGGAGGGTCAGCGCATCGACGACGCCCTCGCCGAGCTCGGCGAGCTGGCCAAGACCCCCGATGCCAACATCATCAAGCTGCCGAACGTCTCGGCCTCCATCCCGCAGCTGAAGGCCGCCGTCGCCGAGCTGCAGGCCCAGGGCTACGCCCTGCCGGACTACCCGGACGACCCGAAGACCGACGAGGAGCGCGAGACCCGCGCCCGCTACGACAAGGTCAAGGGCAGCGCCGTCAACCCCGTCCTGCGCGAGGGCAACTCCGACCGCCGCGCCCCCGCCTCGGTGAAGAACTACGCCAAGGCCCACCCGCACCGCATGGGCGCCTGGTCGGCCGACTCCAAGACCAACGTCGCCACCATGGGCGTCGACGACTTCCGCTCCACCGAGAAGTCCGCGGTCGTCGCCGAGGCCGGCAACCTCCGCATCGAGCTGCACGGCGACGACGGCTCCACCACCGTCCTGCGCGAGAAGGTGCCGGTGCTGGCCGGCGAGGTCGTCGACGCCTCGGTCATGCGCGTCGCCGCGCTCCGCGAGTTCCTGACCGCCCAGGTCGCCCGCGCCAAGGCCGAGGACGTGCTGTTCTCGGTGCACCTCAAGGCCACCATGATGAAGGTCTCCGACCCGATCGTCTTCGGCCACGTCCTGCGCGCCTTCTTCCCGGACACCTTCGCCACCTACGGCGCCGACCTCGCCGCGGCCGGCCTGAGCCCGAACGACGGCCTCGGCGGCATCTTCAAGGGTCTGGAGTCGCTGCCCAACGGCGCCGAGATCAAGGCCTCCTTCGACGCCGAGATCGCCGCCGGCCCCGCCCTGGCGATGGTCGACTCCGACCGCGGCATCACGAACCTGCACGTGCCGAGCGACGTCATCGTCGACGCCTCCATGCCGGCCATGATCCGCACCTCCGGCCACATGTGGGGCCCGGACGGCCAGGAGGCCGACACCCTCGCCGTTCTCCCCGACAGCAGCTACGCGGGTGTGTACCAGGCCGTCATCGAGGACTGCCGCGCCCACGGCGCCCTCGACCCGGCCACCATCGGCTCCGTCCCGAACGTCGGCCTGATGGCGCAGAAGGCCGAGGAGTACGGCAGCCACGACAAGACCTTCGAGATCGCCACCACCGGCACCGTCCGCGTCGTCGACGCCTCCGGCGCCGCCGTGCTGGAGCAGGCCGTGGGCGCCGGCGACATCTTCCGGATGTGCCAGACCAAGGACCTGCCGATCCGCGACTGGGTCAAGCTCGCCGTCACCCGCGCCCGCGCCACCGGCGACCCGGCCGTCTTCTGGCTGGACGAGGGCCGCGCCCACGACGCCCAGCTGATCGCCAAGGTCAAGGCGTACCTGCCCGAGCACGACACCGAGGGCCTGCAGATCGAGATCCTGTCGCCGGTCGAGGCGACCACGTTCTCGCTCGAGCGCATCCGCCGCGGCGAGAACACCATCTCGGTCACCGGCAACGTGCTCCGCGACTACCTGACCGACCTCTTCCCGATCCTGGAGCTGGGCACCAGCGCCAAGATGCTGTCGGTCGTCCCGCTGATGAACGGCGGCGGCCTCTTCGAGACCGGCGCCGGCGGCTCCGCCCCGAAGCACGTCCAGCAGCTGGTCAAGGAGAACTACCTGCGCTGGGACAGCCTCGGCGAGTTCCTCGCCCTGGCCGTCAGCTTCGAGCAGCTCGCCACCACCACCGGCAACGCCCGCGCCCAGGTGCTCGCCGACACCCTCGACCGCGCCACCGGCACCTTCCTCAACGAGGACAAGTCGCCGAGCCGCCGCCTCGGCGGCATCGACAACCGCGGCAGCCACTTCTACCTGGCCCTGTACTGGGCCCAGGAGCTGGCCCGGCAGACCGCCGACGCCGAGCTCGCCCAGGCGTTCGCCGGCCTCGCCAAGACGCTGTCCGAGCAGGAGCAGACGATCGTCGACGAGCTGATCGCCGTCCAGGGCTCGCCGGTCGACATCGGCGGCTACTACCAGCCGGACCCGGCCAAGGCCGCCGCCGTCATGCGCCCGTCGAAGACCTTCAACGAGGCCATCGCCACCCTCGGCTGA
- a CDS encoding 3-oxoacyl-[acyl-carrier protein] reductase — MSESNPKVAVVTGAARGIGAATALRLARDGHAVAVCDLDEPACAGTVEAIEKDGGRALAVGVDVTDAAQVAAAVARTAEELGAPTILVNNAGITRDNLLYKLSEDDWDAVVAVHLRGAFLMSRAVQAHMTEARWGRIVNLSSTSALGNRGQANYSAAKAGLQGFTKTLAIELGPFGVTVNAIAPGFIATDMTAATAARMGLDFEDLKAGAAQQIPVRRVGTPEDIAGAVSYLAGEDAGFVSGQVLYVAGGPQG; from the coding sequence ATGTCCGAGAGCAACCCCAAGGTCGCCGTCGTCACCGGCGCCGCCCGCGGGATCGGCGCGGCCACCGCGCTGCGCCTGGCCCGCGACGGCCACGCCGTCGCCGTCTGCGACCTGGACGAGCCGGCCTGCGCCGGCACCGTCGAGGCGATCGAGAAGGACGGCGGCCGCGCCCTCGCGGTCGGCGTCGACGTCACCGACGCGGCCCAGGTGGCGGCCGCGGTCGCCCGGACGGCCGAGGAGCTCGGCGCCCCCACGATCCTGGTGAACAACGCCGGGATCACCCGCGACAACCTGCTGTACAAGCTCAGCGAGGACGACTGGGACGCCGTCGTCGCCGTGCACCTGCGCGGCGCATTCCTGATGTCCCGCGCGGTGCAGGCGCACATGACCGAGGCCCGCTGGGGACGGATCGTCAACCTCTCCTCCACCTCGGCCCTCGGCAACCGCGGCCAGGCCAACTACTCGGCTGCCAAGGCCGGCCTGCAGGGCTTCACCAAGACCCTGGCCATCGAGCTCGGCCCGTTCGGGGTGACGGTCAACGCCATCGCCCCGGGGTTCATCGCCACCGACATGACGGCCGCCACCGCCGCCCGGATGGGCCTGGACTTCGAGGACCTCAAGGCCGGCGCGGCCCAGCAGATCCCCGTCCGCCGGGTCGGCACCCCGGAGGACATCGCCGGTGCGGTCTCCTACCTGGCCGGCGAGGACGCGGGCTTCGTCTCCGGCCAGGTGCTGTACGTCGCGGGCGGCCCGCAGGGCTGA
- a CDS encoding TetR family transcriptional regulator: MSTPRTPQRARSSHDRAATEEALRAAALELLERQGVLAGLNLRAVADEAGVNRGLVYQYFGSRRDLLRSALWAQGQESVQDAAAAVSEALPLRKRLSRFFWTSLRRPGPIRLMALLVLDGDERPRPLPQRAAEHRLLEAEAEQGGLPVDDPDALHATMASAVYGYVLLREHMAREIDVPVEELDGRVARCLDAMVTHRRRDETAGPS, translated from the coding sequence GTGAGCACCCCACGGACGCCCCAGCGGGCCCGTTCGTCCCACGACCGGGCGGCGACCGAGGAGGCGCTGCGGGCCGCCGCACTCGAGCTGCTGGAGCGGCAGGGCGTCCTGGCCGGGCTCAACCTGCGTGCGGTGGCCGACGAGGCGGGCGTCAACCGCGGCCTCGTCTACCAGTACTTCGGCTCCCGCCGCGACCTGCTGCGTTCCGCCCTGTGGGCGCAGGGCCAGGAGAGCGTGCAGGACGCCGCGGCGGCCGTCTCCGAGGCGCTGCCGCTGCGCAAGCGGCTCTCGCGGTTCTTCTGGACGTCATTGCGCCGGCCCGGTCCGATCCGGCTGATGGCACTGCTCGTGCTGGACGGCGACGAGCGGCCCCGGCCGCTGCCGCAGCGGGCCGCCGAGCACCGGCTGCTGGAGGCCGAGGCCGAGCAGGGCGGGCTGCCGGTCGACGACCCCGACGCGCTGCACGCGACGATGGCCTCCGCCGTGTACGGCTACGTGCTGCTCCGCGAGCACATGGCCCGGGAGATCGACGTGCCCGTCGAGGAGCTCGACGGGCGGGTGGCACGCTGCCTGGACGCGATGGTGACCCACCGGCGACGGGACGAGACCGCAGGGCCGTCCTGA
- a CDS encoding alkylation response protein AidB-like acyl-CoA dehydrogenase, protein MRRSVYTEDHEAFREVVRDFIAKEVVPVYDQWEQAGHAPRDFYYRLGELGVFGIEVPEEYGGAGQSGFKYQAVLTEELMRAGVSFGGSSVHTGLCLPYLLEYATEEQKKRWLPGFVSGEIMTAIAMTEPGTGSDLAGIATTAKLSADGTHYVLNGAKTFITGGVLADLVLVVCRTSPASPEDRRAGLSILCVDTKSEGYRVGRKLEKVGLRSSDTAELSFTDVRVPVENLLGEEGRAFSYLTHNLVQERLGIAVGAAAAARAAVDFAVAYVKDRKVFGRAVADFQNTKFVLAECAAEVEACLAFTDRALDLFETGDLTVADAAAAKLFTTETAGRVIDKCLQLHGGYGYILEYPIARLYTDNRVFRIYGGTSEVMKTVVAKSLGL, encoded by the coding sequence GTGCGGCGTTCCGTGTACACCGAGGACCACGAGGCCTTCCGCGAGGTCGTCCGGGATTTCATCGCCAAGGAGGTCGTGCCCGTCTACGACCAGTGGGAGCAGGCCGGCCACGCGCCGCGCGACTTCTACTACCGGCTCGGTGAGCTGGGCGTGTTCGGCATCGAGGTGCCGGAGGAGTACGGCGGCGCGGGCCAGAGCGGCTTCAAGTACCAGGCCGTGCTCACCGAGGAGTTGATGCGGGCCGGCGTGTCCTTCGGCGGCTCCAGTGTCCACACCGGCCTCTGCCTGCCCTACCTGCTGGAGTACGCAACCGAGGAGCAGAAGAAGCGCTGGCTGCCCGGCTTCGTCTCCGGCGAGATCATGACCGCCATCGCCATGACGGAGCCCGGCACCGGCTCCGACCTCGCGGGCATCGCGACCACCGCGAAGCTCTCCGCGGACGGCACCCACTACGTGCTCAACGGCGCCAAGACCTTCATCACCGGCGGTGTGCTGGCCGACCTCGTCCTGGTGGTCTGCCGCACCTCACCGGCCAGCCCCGAGGACCGCCGGGCCGGCCTGTCCATCCTCTGCGTGGACACGAAGTCCGAGGGGTACCGCGTGGGCCGGAAGCTGGAGAAGGTCGGCCTGCGCAGCTCCGACACCGCCGAACTCTCCTTCACCGACGTGCGCGTCCCGGTGGAGAACCTGCTCGGCGAGGAGGGCAGGGCCTTCTCCTACCTGACCCACAACCTCGTCCAGGAGCGGCTGGGGATCGCGGTCGGCGCGGCCGCCGCGGCCCGGGCCGCCGTCGACTTCGCGGTGGCGTACGTCAAGGACCGCAAGGTCTTCGGCCGGGCCGTCGCCGACTTCCAGAACACCAAGTTCGTGCTCGCCGAGTGCGCGGCCGAGGTCGAGGCCTGCCTGGCTTTCACCGACCGGGCGCTCGACCTCTTCGAGACCGGCGACCTGACCGTCGCGGACGCCGCCGCAGCCAAGCTGTTCACCACCGAGACGGCCGGCCGGGTCATCGACAAGTGCCTCCAGCTGCACGGCGGTTACGGCTACATCCTGGAGTACCCGATCGCCCGCCTCTACACCGACAACCGGGTGTTCCGGATCTACGGCGGCACCAGCGAGGTCATGAAGACGGTCGTCGCCAAGTCCCTCGGCCTGTAG
- a CDS encoding diacylglycerol kinase family enzyme — translation MTGSPDATGHGDGTRRRAARLAFAAMGAAAVVLLIVGGLKSLALLLTGLAALGVAVAGLWWALTHRGTRRLLALGLAAGAVAAVLVGYALVDLLWAVLLVLALWAVAVAAGRSALRGGSSKPVEHRTPAPARPFLIMNPRSGGGKVEQFRLAERARALGAEVVLLDPEHHQDVAELARGAVARGADLLGVAGGDGTQALVAGVAAEHGVPFLVISAGTRNHFAMDLGLDRADPSTCLDALTDGVELRIDLGVIGDRVFVNNASFGTYAAVVQSPAYRDDKVRTILDMLPDLLTHQRGPRLRLRASGTEVEAPQAVLVSNNPYAPGDAGGLGRRPRLDTGALGVLGVKVDSAAQAVGLLRGGAATGLTALAAREVVVDADAAEIPVGVDGEALVLPTPVVCRIRPAALRVRVPRHRPGVPSARPPLDWRRLRRIAFPPRDAVG, via the coding sequence ATGACGGGATCACCGGACGCGACCGGACACGGGGACGGCACCCGGCGGCGGGCGGCGCGCCTGGCCTTCGCCGCCATGGGGGCCGCCGCGGTGGTGCTGCTGATCGTCGGCGGCCTGAAGTCGCTGGCCCTGCTGCTCACCGGGCTGGCCGCGCTGGGCGTGGCCGTCGCGGGGCTCTGGTGGGCGCTGACCCACCGCGGCACCCGGCGGCTGCTGGCGCTCGGCCTGGCCGCCGGCGCGGTGGCCGCCGTCCTCGTCGGGTACGCGCTGGTGGACCTGCTGTGGGCGGTGCTGCTGGTCCTGGCGCTGTGGGCGGTCGCGGTGGCGGCGGGCCGGTCCGCACTGAGGGGCGGCAGCAGCAAGCCGGTGGAACACCGCACCCCGGCGCCCGCCCGGCCGTTCCTGATCATGAATCCGCGCTCCGGCGGCGGCAAGGTCGAGCAGTTCCGGCTCGCCGAACGGGCCAGGGCGCTGGGCGCGGAGGTCGTCCTGCTCGACCCGGAGCACCACCAGGACGTCGCCGAGCTGGCCCGCGGCGCCGTCGCCCGCGGCGCCGACCTGCTGGGCGTCGCGGGCGGCGACGGCACCCAGGCGCTGGTCGCCGGCGTCGCCGCCGAGCACGGGGTGCCCTTCCTGGTGATCTCCGCCGGGACGCGCAACCACTTCGCGATGGACCTCGGCCTCGACCGGGCCGACCCCTCGACCTGCCTGGACGCCCTCACCGACGGCGTGGAACTGCGCATCGACCTCGGCGTGATCGGCGACCGGGTCTTCGTCAACAACGCGTCCTTCGGCACCTACGCGGCCGTGGTGCAGAGCCCGGCGTACCGGGACGACAAGGTGCGCACCATCCTGGACATGCTGCCCGACCTGCTGACCCACCAGCGCGGCCCCAGGCTGCGGCTGCGCGCCTCCGGCACCGAGGTGGAGGCGCCGCAGGCCGTCCTGGTCAGCAACAATCCGTACGCGCCGGGCGACGCGGGCGGGCTGGGCCGCCGGCCGCGGCTGGACACCGGCGCGCTCGGGGTGCTCGGCGTCAAGGTCGACAGCGCCGCGCAGGCGGTCGGGCTGCTCCGCGGCGGCGCCGCGACCGGGCTGACCGCGCTCGCAGCGCGCGAGGTGGTGGTCGATGCGGACGCCGCCGAGATCCCGGTCGGCGTGGACGGCGAGGCGCTCGTCCTGCCGACGCCGGTGGTCTGCCGGATCCGGCCCGCCGCACTGCGGGTGCGGGTGCCGCGGCACCGGCCGGGGGTGCCGAGTGCCCGGCCGCCGCTGGACTGGCGGCGGCTGCGGCGGATCGCCTTCCCGCCTCGCGACGCGGTGGGGTGA
- a CDS encoding TetR family transcriptional regulator, with amino-acid sequence MTERVVPEDRRQRRRPTRQGTVLSERTIVETALHLVAQQGAQALTVRKLGAALGADPSAVYRYFHSADDLLLALTDEMIGRAQQGFRATGDWRADLREIGLRIHACYQAHPQAALLAAHRTTGREHEVRVVEAILGVLRGAGLPDGEAVRIYHAFVDQALGFAALDAAALALPAAAQAADLAVWHANYGTLTADTHPHIAATARLLAADMRRSGYPVALELLLDATAGRIAAARQEGNSAPAQAG; translated from the coding sequence ATGACCGAACGCGTGGTTCCGGAGGACCGGCGGCAGCGCAGGCGGCCGACCCGGCAGGGCACCGTGCTGTCCGAGCGGACGATCGTCGAGACGGCGCTGCACCTGGTCGCCCAGCAGGGCGCGCAGGCACTCACGGTGCGCAAGCTCGGGGCCGCCCTCGGCGCCGACCCCAGTGCGGTCTACCGCTACTTCCACAGCGCCGACGACCTGCTGCTCGCCCTCACCGACGAGATGATCGGCCGGGCCCAACAGGGCTTCCGGGCCACCGGCGACTGGCGCGCCGACCTGCGGGAGATCGGCCTGCGCATCCACGCCTGCTACCAGGCCCACCCGCAGGCCGCCCTGCTCGCCGCCCACCGCACCACCGGCCGCGAGCACGAAGTCCGGGTGGTCGAGGCGATCCTCGGCGTGCTGCGCGGGGCCGGGCTGCCGGACGGAGAGGCGGTGCGGATCTACCACGCCTTCGTTGACCAGGCGCTCGGCTTCGCCGCCCTGGACGCCGCCGCGCTCGCCCTCCCGGCGGCCGCGCAGGCCGCCGATCTGGCCGTCTGGCACGCCAACTACGGCACCCTGACGGCCGACACCCATCCGCACATCGCGGCGACCGCGCGGCTGCTCGCCGCCGACATGCGGCGCAGCGGCTATCCGGTCGCGCTGGAGCTGCTGCTCGACGCGACCGCCGGCCGGATCGCCGCCGCGCGGCAGGAAGGGAACTCCGCCCCTGCGCAGGCCGGTTGA
- a CDS encoding LysR family transcriptional regulator, with product MELRQLEYFVAVAEERSFTRAAERVHISQSGVSAQIRQLERALGAELFDRSARAATLTVAGEAALAHARATLAAAAAVREAVGDVTGLIRGRLTVGMVVGCTVTPLFEALAAFHRAHPGVELSLLEDNSDRLAEAVRTGAVDLALVGTAIAAPEGLEALTIVSEPLVAAVPPGHPLAGRGGVGLAELAGHPLVCMPRGTGVRTVLDRACEAAGVRPAIALEAGAADSVADLAARGLGVAVLSASMADAHADRLTALSIEDATEPALLALVWRPAHGPAVREAVRHCRRAFAAAAA from the coding sequence GTGGAATTGCGGCAGCTTGAGTACTTCGTCGCGGTGGCGGAGGAGCGGAGTTTCACCCGGGCGGCGGAACGGGTGCACATCAGCCAGTCCGGGGTCAGTGCGCAGATCCGGCAGCTGGAGCGGGCGCTCGGCGCCGAGCTGTTCGACCGGTCGGCGCGGGCGGCGACCCTGACCGTGGCCGGCGAGGCCGCCCTGGCGCACGCCCGGGCCACACTGGCGGCCGCGGCCGCCGTCCGCGAGGCGGTGGGCGATGTGACCGGCCTGATCCGCGGGCGGCTCACCGTGGGCATGGTGGTCGGCTGCACCGTCACCCCGCTCTTCGAGGCGCTGGCCGCCTTCCACCGGGCGCACCCGGGAGTGGAACTCTCGCTGCTGGAGGACAACTCGGACCGGCTCGCGGAGGCGGTGCGCACCGGCGCCGTCGACCTCGCCCTGGTCGGCACGGCCATCGCCGCCCCGGAGGGGCTGGAGGCGCTGACGATCGTCAGCGAGCCGCTGGTCGCGGCAGTCCCGCCGGGGCATCCGCTGGCCGGCCGGGGCGGGGTCGGGTTGGCGGAGCTGGCCGGGCATCCGCTGGTCTGCATGCCGCGCGGCACGGGCGTCCGGACGGTGCTCGACCGGGCCTGCGAGGCCGCCGGGGTCCGGCCGGCGATCGCGCTGGAGGCCGGCGCGGCCGACTCCGTCGCCGACCTCGCCGCCCGCGGCCTCGGGGTGGCCGTCCTCAGCGCCTCGATGGCCGACGCCCACGCGGACCGGCTCACCGCGCTGTCGATCGAGGACGCCACCGAACCGGCCCTGCTCGCCCTCGTCTGGCGGCCCGCCCACGGCCCCGCCGTCCGCGAAGCCGTCCGCCACTGCCGCCGGGCCTTCGCCGCCGCGGCCGCCTGA